The Sandaracinus amylolyticus genomic interval GAGCTCGCCGACGTCGTCGAGATCGCGCTGCTGAAGGACCCGCGCAAGCGCTACGAGAGCGCGGGGGACCTGCTCAAGGCGCTGCGCGGCGTGCGCGGGATGGCGGCCGAAGAGGCGAGCGCGCTGCTCACCGAGACGTTCGCGCGAGACTTCCGCGATCCGTCGCTGCCCGCGATGTTCGAGCTGCCGGAGCTCGATGATCTCGAGCGCGCGTGGCGCGCGCCGATGCCGACCGTGAGCTCGAGCCCGCCCGCACCACTGAGCATCGAGGGCGAGGGGAGCGAGCCGAGCCGACCGTCCGACGGCCCGACGCGCGGCGGGACGAAGACGCGGCCGCAGCAGCCGGCGCTGCCGGCGCCCGCTGCGCCGTCGCGCGCGGGGCTGTGGATCGGCGCGAGCGTCGCGATCGTGCTCGTGCTGGCGGGGATCGGTGCCGCGGCGTGGTGGAGCCAGCCGCCGCCCGCGCCCGACGTCGTGTACGTCGAGGCGTCGCCCGCCGGGATCGAGGGCGCGCCCGTCGAGACACCGACCGCCCCGACCGAGACCACGCCCCCGACCGAGACCACGCCGCCGACCGAGACCACGCCGCCGACCGAGGCGACGACGGCGCGCGAGACCACGCCGCCGACGGAGCGCCGTCGCGCGGTGCAGCGCGCCGAGCCGCCCGACGAGGCGGCGGCGATCCAGCGCGCCTTCGCGACCCACACCGCAGAGATCCGCCGCTGCTTCGCGAGCGCGCCCCCCGACGCGACCCACGAGCTCGTGCTGCGCTTCTCGATCGACACGTCGGGCAGCGTGCAGCGCGTCGAGCTCTCGCCCGCCGAGGTCGCGAGCACCGCGCCGGGGCAGTGCGTCATCCAGCGGGCGCGCGCGATTCGGTTCCCGTCGACGTCGACCCCGCGCTCGTTCCGTATCCCGATCGAGGTACGCTCGCGCTGAACCTGGGTCGTTTCCGCGTCCGGCCGGGCCTCGTTCGGGGACTTCGCGAAATCCTGAATCGATCCGCTCATCTACGCCGGTCGACCAGGGTGGTCGCGAGCGACGCGTGGGTCGTGCGGATCGGCGGCAGGGTGGTCGCGGTCGCGCGCGAGGGTGGCGCCGATCGACCGGAGGGTGGGCGCGCTCGCATCCGAGGGTCGGGGCAATCCGACTCGAGGGTGGGGCGCGAGCGCCCCGCGGAGCCCCGGAGTGGTCTCCCCGAGGGGCGCTGCTACCTTGCC includes:
- a CDS encoding protein kinase domain-containing protein, coding for MTSAGEPKAVDPLLGRVVLGRYRITRELARGGMGAIYLARSEGAASFVKPVVVKSMLPELVGDEAAARMFKREARIMSMLRHPGIVSVFDFGREEQSYLLVMDYVHGFHLGRWASWTLQKRGDVPVVLAVQIVVQVLEALQYAHTLVGEGGEPLRIVHRDVSPSNVLLDTDGHVRLADFGIAQSGVDAPDVKTATRTVKGKFSYMAPEILEGADPSPSSDAYAAAVVLHEILVGRNEFRTSSPTSTVGRVLTHVPSRLDEVRPDCSPELADVVEIALLKDPRKRYESAGDLLKALRGVRGMAAEEASALLTETFARDFRDPSLPAMFELPELDDLERAWRAPMPTVSSSPPAPLSIEGEGSEPSRPSDGPTRGGTKTRPQQPALPAPAAPSRAGLWIGASVAIVLVLAGIGAAAWWSQPPPAPDVVYVEASPAGIEGAPVETPTAPTETTPPTETTPPTETTPPTEATTARETTPPTERRRAVQRAEPPDEAAAIQRAFATHTAEIRRCFASAPPDATHELVLRFSIDTSGSVQRVELSPAEVASTAPGQCVIQRARAIRFPSTSTPRSFRIPIEVRSR